The Syntrophaceae bacterium genome contains a region encoding:
- a CDS encoding 3-keto-5-aminohexanoate cleavage protein, whose protein sequence is MKEKAVITCAVTGSIHTPTMSDYLPITPKQIADEAVRAYEAGAAVVHVHARNPENGLPSPDINLMKEIITNIKSRCNAVVCITTGGGAGMTLEQRVAPVTAYKPELASCNAGSMNWGLFPMLTRYKEWKHEWEKVMLGMTEDFIFTNTFKTLREYCAVFSENNTKPEFEIYDAGMVNNVAFLIQAGYIKKPVYIQFVLGILGGLSASPENLMFLVEHAKRHIGEFEFSVCVAGRAQVPICTQSLLLGGNCRVGLEDNLWLEKGRMAKSNAEQVAKMVRVTKELGIEPATPDEARRILGLKGIANVNY, encoded by the coding sequence ATGAAAGAAAAGGCGGTCATCACCTGCGCTGTCACCGGCAGCATCCACACCCCGACCATGTCGGACTACCTCCCCATCACGCCGAAGCAGATCGCCGACGAGGCCGTCCGGGCCTACGAGGCGGGAGCGGCAGTAGTCCACGTTCACGCCCGTAATCCGGAAAACGGGCTTCCTTCCCCGGACATCAACCTGATGAAGGAAATCATCACCAACATCAAGAGCCGCTGCAACGCCGTCGTCTGCATCACCACCGGCGGCGGAGCCGGCATGACCCTGGAACAGCGGGTTGCCCCGGTTACGGCATACAAGCCCGAGCTGGCCTCCTGCAACGCCGGGTCCATGAACTGGGGGCTCTTCCCGATGCTGACTCGCTACAAGGAGTGGAAGCACGAGTGGGAGAAGGTGATGCTGGGCATGACGGAAGACTTCATCTTCACCAATACCTTCAAGACCCTGCGGGAGTACTGCGCGGTCTTCAGCGAAAACAACACGAAGCCCGAGTTCGAGATCTACGACGCGGGCATGGTGAACAACGTGGCTTTCCTGATCCAGGCCGGCTACATCAAGAAGCCCGTCTACATCCAGTTCGTCCTGGGCATCCTGGGCGGGCTTTCAGCGAGCCCCGAGAACCTGATGTTCCTCGTGGAGCACGCGAAGCGGCACATCGGCGAGTTCGAGTTCTCCGTTTGCGTTGCCGGCCGGGCCCAGGTTCCCATCTGCACCCAGTCGCTGCTCCTGGGCGGCAACTGCCGGGTGGGCCTGGAGGACAACCTCTGGCTGGAAAAGGGCAGGATGGCGAAGAGCAACGCCGAGCAGGTGGCCAAGATGGTCCGGGTTACCAAAGAGCTCGGCATCGAGCCGGCGACACCGGATGAAGCCCGCCGGATCCTGGGCCTCAAGGGCATTGCCAACGTGAATTACTGA
- a CDS encoding cysteine hydrolase gives MQRIALLIIDMQNDFVLPGSPGYIPGAERIVDSVARLSSFVRERKGLVVHVIRTYRPDGSDVEAFRLPAFQAGGKLVVQGTRGAKIIEKLTPTENEPVVFKKRFSGFMNTELDLLLRRRGITGVVVCGLQYPNCVRATVLDAVSLDYTVTLITDATAGETRAVCEANILDMKNIGVLCVTLKEFRERWKKQTKKSHDADRTSHASPTRRKA, from the coding sequence ATGCAGCGTATCGCCCTGCTGATCATCGACATGCAGAACGACTTCGTCTTGCCCGGATCTCCCGGCTACATCCCGGGAGCCGAACGGATTGTCGATTCCGTCGCCCGGCTTAGCAGTTTCGTCCGGGAGCGCAAGGGACTTGTTGTCCACGTCATCCGGACCTACCGGCCCGACGGCAGCGACGTGGAGGCGTTTCGCCTTCCCGCATTCCAGGCCGGGGGGAAACTTGTCGTTCAGGGGACCCGAGGCGCCAAGATCATCGAGAAACTGACGCCCACGGAGAACGAGCCGGTGGTTTTCAAGAAGCGGTTCAGCGGATTCATGAACACGGAACTGGACCTGCTTCTCAGGCGAAGGGGAATCACCGGAGTTGTCGTCTGCGGGCTTCAATATCCTAACTGCGTCCGTGCGACGGTCCTTGACGCCGTGAGCCTGGATTACACCGTCACGCTGATCACGGACGCCACGGCCGGAGAGACCCGGGCCGTCTGCGAAGCCAACATTCTGGACATGAAGAACATCGGCGTCCTCTGTGTCACCCTGAAGGAGTTCCGGGAACGATGGAAAAAACAAACGAAGAAGTCACATGATGCCGACCGGACAAGCCATGCCTCGCCGACGCGTCGGAAAGCCTGA